A section of the Ranitomeya imitator isolate aRanImi1 chromosome 7, aRanImi1.pri, whole genome shotgun sequence genome encodes:
- the LOC138646018 gene encoding histone H3 translates to MARTKQTARKSTGGKAPRKQLATKAARKSAPATGGVKKPHRYRPGTVALREIRRYQKSTELLIRKLPFQRLVREIAQDFKTDLRFQSSAVMALQEASEAYLVGLFEDTNLCAIHAKRVTIMPKDIQLARRIRGERA, encoded by the coding sequence ATGGCAAGAACAAAGCAGACCGCTCGTAAATCCACCGGAGGGAAAGCTCCCCGCAAGCAGCTGGCCACTAAAgccgccaggaagagcgctccCGCCACTGGTGGAGTGAAGAAGCCGCATCGTTACCGGCCGGGAACAGTCGCTCTCCGTGAGATCCGCCGCTATCAGAAATCCACCGAGCTGCTGATCCGTAAGCTTCCCTTCCAGCGCCTGGTGAGGGAGATCGCCCAGGACTTCAAGACCGATCTGCGTTTCCAGAGTTCGGCCGTCATGGCCCTGCAGGAGGCCAGCGAGGCTTATCTGGTGGGGTTGTTCGAGGACACCAACCTGTGCGCCATCCACGCCAAGAGGGTCACCATCATGCCCAAAGACATCCAGCTGGCCCGCCGGATCCGTGGGGAGAGAGCTTAG
- the LOC138646167 gene encoding histone H1C-like has product MMAETAPAAAPPPAEPAAKSKKQPKKSAAKKSNKPSGPSVSELIVKAVSASKERSGVSLAALKKALSAGGYDVEKNNSRLKLAVKSLVTKGALLQVKGSGASGSFKLNKKQETKDKVAKKKPAAAAKPKKPAAAKKAAKSPKKPKKAPTAAKKSPKKAKKPAAAKKAAKSPKKPKAAPKPKKVTKSPAKKAAKPAKSRLRRLRKPRSPRLRNKLQPLF; this is encoded by the coding sequence atgatggcagagaccgcgccagccgccgctccccctcccgcagaaccggccgccaaatccaagaagcagccgaaGAAATCTGCTGCCAAGAAGAGCAATAAACCCTCCGGCCCCAGCGTCTCCGAGCTGATCGTGAAAGCCGTGTCCGCCTCCAAGGAGCGCAGCGGGGTGTCTCTGGCCGCCCTGAAGAAGGCTCTGTCTGCCGGAGGATACGATGTAGAGAAGAACAACAGCCGCCTGAAGCTGGCCGTCAAGTCTCTGGTCACCAAGGGCGCCCTCCTCCAGGTGAAGGGCAGCGGCGCCTCCGGGTCCTTCAAGCTGAACAAGAAGCAGGAGACGAAGGACAAAGTGGCCAAGAAGAAGCCAGCAGCTGCGGCCAAACCTAAGAAACCCGCTGCTGCCAAGAAAGCCGCCAAATCTCCGAAGAAGCCCAAGAAGGCTCCGACCGCGGCCAAGAAGAGCCCGAAAAAGGCCAAGAAGCCCGCAGCTGCCAAGAAAGCGGCCAAGAGCCCCAAAAAGCCGAAAGCCGCTCCCAAGCCCAAGAAGGTGACGAAGAGTCCGGCTAAGAAGGCGGCCAAACCCGCCAAGAGTCGGTTAAGAAGGCTGCGAAAGCCAAGAAGCCCGCGGCTAAGAAATAAGCTGCAGCCCCTGTTCTGA
- the LOC138646017 gene encoding histone H2B 1.1: MPEPAKSAPAPKKGSKKAVTKTQKKDGKKRRKSRKESYAIYVYKVLKQVHPDTGISSKAMGIMNSFVNDIFERIAGEASRLAHYNKRSTITSREIQTAVRLLLPGELAKHAVSEGTKAVTKYTSAK; the protein is encoded by the coding sequence ATGCCTGAACCCGCCAAGTCTGCGCCTGCGCCcaagaagggctccaagaaagccgtgaccaagactcagaagaaggacggcaagaagcggaggaagagcaggaaggagagctacgccatctacgtgtacaaggtgctgaagcaggtccaccccgacaccggcatctcctccaaggccatgggcatcatgaactccttcgtcaacgacatcttcgagcgcatcgcaggggaagcctcccgcctggctcactacaacaagcgctccaccatcacctcccgggagatccagaccgccgtgcgcctgctgctgcccggagagctggccaagcacgccgtgtccgagggcaccaaggccgtcaccaagtacaccagcgccaagtga